The following are encoded together in the Flavihumibacter fluvii genome:
- a CDS encoding SDR family NAD(P)-dependent oxidoreductase, with amino-acid sequence MATPTLLHNQVAVVTGAGQGIGFEICRQLCAHGAKVVLNDLDETLATKAVKAITEEQGTCTALPGDSSDATIIAALIKTAVDKYGRLDIVIANAGITLFGGFLEYPATAFDQVMKVNLNGSFFLAQAAAKQFIQQGHGGSILLTSSVTGHQAHKNLAAYGMSKAALEMLAKNLVIELSPYKIRINTIAPGATLTERTLSDKEYEKTWSDITPLGCPATSADIANAAIFLVSPLAKHITGQSLIIDGGWTSVSPSP; translated from the coding sequence ATGGCCACACCAACTCTTTTACATAACCAGGTCGCCGTAGTAACGGGAGCGGGCCAGGGTATTGGATTTGAAATTTGCCGGCAACTTTGTGCACATGGTGCAAAAGTCGTCCTGAATGATCTCGATGAAACACTCGCCACCAAAGCAGTGAAAGCAATAACAGAAGAACAAGGTACCTGCACTGCCCTGCCTGGTGATTCATCCGATGCCACAATTATAGCGGCACTGATCAAAACAGCAGTCGATAAATATGGCCGTCTGGATATTGTGATAGCAAATGCGGGTATCACTTTGTTTGGGGGTTTCCTTGAATACCCGGCAACTGCATTTGACCAGGTAATGAAAGTAAACCTGAATGGTAGTTTTTTCCTGGCACAGGCCGCCGCCAAACAATTTATCCAACAAGGCCATGGCGGAAGTATCTTACTGACATCCTCCGTAACAGGCCATCAGGCCCATAAAAACCTGGCTGCTTATGGCATGAGTAAGGCTGCATTGGAAATGCTGGCAAAAAACCTGGTAATTGAATTATCTCCCTACAAAATCAGGATCAATACTATTGCACCCGGGGCAACTTTAACAGAAAGAACCCTATCCGATAAGGAATATGAAAAAACATGGTCAGACATCACACCGTTGGGTTGTCCTGCCACTTCGGCCGATATCGCCAACGCGGCTATTTTCTTAGTTTCACCCCTGGCCAAACACATTACCGGCCAAAGCCTCATCATAGATGGGGGCTGGACCTCAGTAAGTCCATCTCCTTAA
- a CDS encoding transposase: MKVIAGEVYHIYNRGNQKQQLFFDDRNYGYFLEKMVEYLVPVTDILAWTLMPNHFHFLVQASKLSAALIYDRQLPISNLSEALRLMQCTYTKGFNAQYEKSGNLFHQKFKSKIMDDNKQENARNVLHYIHWNAEKAGLVTRPDDWAYSSYHEYLHPEITGFCNKELAMQILDLTRQEILLGGSIV; the protein is encoded by the coding sequence ATGAAAGTTATTGCAGGAGAAGTATATCACATTTATAATCGCGGAAATCAAAAACAGCAATTGTTTTTTGATGACAGGAACTACGGATACTTCCTTGAAAAAATGGTAGAATACCTTGTACCAGTTACAGATATCCTGGCATGGACCCTGATGCCCAACCATTTCCATTTCCTGGTACAGGCCAGTAAACTGAGTGCTGCACTCATTTATGATCGACAGTTGCCGATCTCCAATTTATCAGAGGCCCTGAGGTTGATGCAATGTACCTATACAAAGGGATTTAATGCGCAATATGAAAAATCAGGAAACCTGTTTCACCAAAAATTCAAATCAAAAATCATGGATGACAATAAACAGGAAAATGCCAGAAATGTGTTGCACTATATTCATTGGAATGCTGAGAAGGCCGGTTTAGTGACCCGCCCGGATGACTGGGCTTATTCTTCCTACCATGAATACCTGCACCCCGAAATAACCGGTTTTTGCAACAAGGAACTTGCGATGCAGATACTTGACCTGACCCGTCAAGAGATTCTTTTAGGGGGGTCAATTGTCTGA
- a CDS encoding LytR/AlgR family response regulator transcription factor, with protein MRALIIEDEQPAVDRLQVLIKQVCPDTLIDACLDSVSDSVDWFRNHTHPDVVFMDIHLSDGSAFDIFRKVTLEVPVIFTTAFDQYALDAFSVMGIDYLLKPVSAGSLDKAITKMNRLKNTGNDGIDYKKLLSALNTNGNQYKSRFLVKIGSRSFFVEAADVAYFQADNKIVYLIAMDGCRYIIDHTLESLEQVLDPGKYFRPNRSMIVQSSAIQQIKPYINGRLKLTVKVAGSHVELLVSRERVNAFRVWAEQ; from the coding sequence ATGCGTGCACTAATTATTGAAGATGAACAACCTGCAGTCGACAGATTACAGGTATTGATTAAACAAGTCTGTCCGGATACCCTGATTGACGCATGCCTGGATAGCGTCTCCGACTCGGTTGATTGGTTCAGGAACCATACACATCCCGATGTTGTTTTTATGGATATCCATTTGTCAGATGGATCGGCTTTTGATATTTTCCGGAAAGTGACTTTGGAAGTACCGGTCATTTTTACCACGGCATTTGACCAGTATGCATTGGATGCTTTTTCTGTGATGGGTATTGATTATTTATTAAAGCCTGTGAGTGCAGGTAGTCTTGATAAGGCCATCACAAAAATGAACAGGTTGAAAAATACGGGGAATGACGGGATAGATTATAAAAAACTATTATCTGCTTTGAATACCAATGGGAATCAGTATAAATCAAGGTTCCTGGTCAAAATCGGAAGCAGGAGTTTTTTTGTTGAAGCAGCAGATGTTGCATATTTTCAGGCAGACAATAAGATTGTTTACCTTATTGCTATGGATGGTTGCCGTTACATCATTGACCATACGCTCGAAAGTCTGGAACAAGTGCTCGATCCTGGAAAATATTTCAGGCCGAACAGAAGTATGATCGTTCAGTCATCTGCAATTCAACAAATTAAACCTTATATCAATGGAAGGTTAAAACTCACTGTTAAAGTTGCAGGTAGCCATGTTGAATTGCTTGTGAGCAGGGAACGTGTAAATGCTTTCAGGGTGTGGGCGGAACAATAA
- a CDS encoding fasciclin domain-containing protein has translation MKKMFKSSALLFAMALTGAVVFSSCDKDDDPTPAADPTITDVVVSDPNFSILEAAVVRAGLADDLAQPGTFTVFAPDNAAFTAAGITEAVIATLTPEALADILTYHVLTTKVPSSGVPASDAVTTLQGESIFASKNANGVFVNGVNVKTADVPASNGVIHVINGVLIPPTQTIAEIASAPGFSILLSAVVKAGLADAVSGPGKFTVFAPTNAAFEAAGLTQAAIDAASVETVTGIVQQHVIATNVYASDLINGATAPTIKTGATLTINTSPAGVKLTGSANDYSNVVTTTPGATFNITATNGVVHVIDKVIL, from the coding sequence ATGAAAAAAATGTTTAAATCGTCTGCCTTATTGTTTGCTATGGCCTTAACCGGTGCAGTTGTATTTTCATCCTGCGATAAAGATGATGATCCGACACCTGCTGCTGATCCCACCATTACAGATGTAGTCGTTTCAGATCCTAATTTCTCTATCCTGGAAGCTGCGGTTGTAAGAGCCGGACTGGCCGATGACCTTGCACAGCCAGGTACATTCACTGTTTTTGCTCCTGATAACGCTGCATTTACAGCTGCGGGAATTACTGAAGCCGTTATAGCTACCCTTACCCCTGAGGCGCTGGCGGATATTTTAACTTATCATGTATTGACAACTAAAGTTCCTTCTTCTGGTGTACCTGCCAGTGATGCAGTGACCACCTTACAGGGCGAATCAATCTTCGCCTCTAAGAATGCTAATGGTGTATTTGTAAATGGGGTAAATGTAAAAACCGCTGATGTTCCGGCAAGTAATGGCGTGATCCATGTGATAAATGGTGTGCTGATTCCACCAACGCAAACCATTGCCGAAATAGCTTCTGCTCCCGGCTTTTCGATATTGTTGTCGGCTGTTGTAAAAGCCGGACTCGCTGATGCAGTTTCCGGTCCGGGTAAATTCACGGTATTTGCACCCACCAATGCCGCTTTTGAGGCTGCAGGATTAACACAGGCTGCTATTGATGCAGCATCAGTTGAAACAGTAACTGGAATTGTACAGCAACATGTAATTGCTACAAATGTATATGCCAGTGACCTGATCAATGGTGCCACTGCCCCTACTATCAAAACAGGCGCTACTTTAACAATTAATACTTCACCTGCCGGTGTTAAGTTGACAGGTAGTGCGAATGACTATAGTAATGTGGTTACTACAACACCTGGAGCTACCTTCAATATCACTGCAACAAATGGTGTAGTGCATGTGATTGACAAGGTAATTCTGTAA
- a CDS encoding DNA-3-methyladenine glycosylase family protein has translation MSYIEHLAKDKKLAKTLANAPIKLKKEKQVYLHLCGSIMSQQLSTKVAAVIWNRFLDLYEDRSPTPEQILATPYETLRGIGLSNAKARYIQNVAQFALEHGMEWKQLKKMSDEEVIAHLTQIKGVGRWTTEMLLMFALGREDVFAADDLGIQQAMIKLYKLDNTHKKAFKEKMQKISAKWSPYRTYACLHLWKWKDIGV, from the coding sequence ATGTCATATATCGAGCACCTGGCCAAAGATAAAAAGCTGGCCAAAACATTGGCAAATGCGCCAATTAAACTTAAGAAGGAAAAGCAGGTGTACCTGCATCTTTGCGGGTCTATTATGAGCCAGCAATTGTCTACCAAAGTCGCTGCTGTAATCTGGAATCGGTTTCTCGATTTGTACGAAGACCGAAGCCCTACCCCCGAACAAATCCTGGCTACTCCCTATGAAACTTTGCGCGGTATAGGTTTATCTAATGCTAAGGCACGATATATACAAAATGTGGCCCAATTTGCATTGGAACATGGGATGGAATGGAAGCAACTCAAGAAAATGAGCGATGAGGAAGTGATTGCGCATCTTACCCAAATCAAAGGCGTTGGACGCTGGACCACCGAGATGCTCCTGATGTTTGCCCTCGGCCGCGAGGATGTTTTCGCCGCTGATGACCTTGGGATTCAACAAGCCATGATCAAACTCTATAAATTGGACAATACACATAAAAAAGCATTCAAAGAGAAAATGCAAAAAATTTCCGCAAAATGGTCACCCTACCGAACCTATGCCTGCCTTCACCTTTGGAAATGGAAGGATATAGGTGTCTGA
- the mnmD gene encoding tRNA (5-methylaminomethyl-2-thiouridine)(34)-methyltransferase MnmD, with product MERILQSTADGSVTIAIPSLEVTYHSKHGAIQESLHIYIEAGLKPILKSEPKQIDILEMGFGTGLNAILTLMEAGNIPIRYECLEPFPVHPNMAGQLNYCEILKREDLSEKLLQMHQSDWETEISIQPNFTLIKHLKKLTDYNPVHRFDLIYFDAFGPNTQPELWTTEIFSTLFNCLKENGILVTYCSKSEVRRAILAAGFTVEKIPGPWGKREILRAKKNGLQPLWKEK from the coding sequence ATGGAAAGAATCCTTCAATCTACGGCAGATGGATCAGTTACTATTGCAATTCCATCCTTAGAGGTAACCTACCATTCGAAACATGGCGCCATCCAGGAATCACTGCATATATATATCGAAGCCGGATTGAAGCCCATCCTGAAAAGCGAACCAAAACAAATTGATATTCTTGAAATGGGATTCGGAACCGGGTTAAATGCAATACTTACATTAATGGAAGCGGGAAATATTCCCATCAGGTATGAATGCCTGGAGCCCTTTCCGGTTCACCCGAATATGGCTGGCCAATTAAACTATTGTGAAATTTTGAAACGTGAAGATCTTTCAGAAAAACTCCTGCAGATGCACCAGTCTGACTGGGAAACAGAAATCAGCATCCAACCCAATTTTACTCTAATCAAACATTTAAAAAAACTCACAGATTATAATCCTGTACACCGATTTGACCTTATTTACTTTGATGCATTTGGACCGAATACGCAACCAGAACTTTGGACAACAGAAATCTTCAGCACCCTATTTAACTGCCTTAAAGAAAATGGCATCCTCGTAACCTACTGCAGTAAGAGCGAAGTGAGGCGAGCCATCCTTGCTGCGGGATTTACTGTAGAAAAAATCCCTGGTCCATGGGGAAAAAGAGAAATTCTCAGAGCAAAAAAGAACGGATTACAACCATTATGGAAAGAAAAGTAA
- a CDS encoding SMP-30/gluconolactonase/LRE family protein: MIASLLVRMPCELGEGPVWYKSRNSLFWVDIIGQSIHEYIPGKNHVNTWPIGHMVSLVFEKDRDNMLLGIQGGLVSFNLVTHELNWLAEIEKDNPRNRTNDGGIDARGNIWIGTMELNCQQNAGALYVVDKNFVVTRKLNQLSIPNGLVFSPDQQHMYHIDSETKKVESYSYDIDHLDIRHEKTLVEIPAGKGSPDGMTMDEEGMLWIAQWGGFCVSRWDPGTGKQIGAIEVPVPHVSACIFGGDNLDQLYITTARQNLTEESRQKYPDSGSVFVAHPGVKGFKK; the protein is encoded by the coding sequence ATGATAGCTTCATTATTAGTCAGGATGCCCTGTGAATTGGGCGAAGGCCCGGTTTGGTACAAGTCGCGGAATAGTTTATTCTGGGTGGATATAATTGGCCAATCCATTCATGAATATATACCGGGAAAAAATCATGTCAACACCTGGCCAATCGGTCACATGGTAAGCCTAGTCTTTGAAAAAGACAGGGACAATATGCTATTGGGCATACAAGGTGGACTTGTATCCTTCAATCTTGTTACACATGAACTTAACTGGCTGGCGGAAATCGAAAAAGACAATCCGCGCAACCGGACAAACGACGGGGGCATTGATGCCCGCGGAAATATCTGGATCGGTACCATGGAACTCAACTGCCAGCAAAATGCTGGTGCATTATATGTGGTAGACAAAAACTTTGTAGTGACCCGCAAATTAAACCAGCTATCCATTCCAAATGGCCTGGTCTTCTCACCAGACCAGCAACATATGTACCATATAGACAGCGAAACAAAAAAGGTGGAATCCTATTCATATGACATAGACCACCTGGATATCCGACATGAAAAAACGCTCGTCGAAATTCCCGCTGGAAAAGGGAGTCCGGATGGCATGACCATGGATGAAGAGGGTATGTTATGGATAGCGCAATGGGGTGGATTTTGCGTATCGCGCTGGGATCCTGGGACAGGAAAACAAATAGGTGCTATTGAAGTGCCGGTTCCCCATGTTTCAGCCTGTATATTTGGGGGGGATAATTTGGATCAATTGTATATTACAACCGCAAGACAAAACCTGACAGAAGAATCCCGCCAAAAATATCCCGACAGCGGCAGTGTTTTTGTTGCCCATCCGGGTGTAAAGGGTTTTAAAAAATAA
- a CDS encoding sensor histidine kinase translates to MFNHRFRYLFIVALGTYSYLNAVFAEVFELYSIHAPWYLCMSTMVLLTLVVWEGNRFAAPIVEKQLAGKDTWVKLVVSFGIGTVFSMISAILLTAAIGVFLAGISSSSLKLPFKLAVLYATRINLFLHTINAIFVFVFAYKQKEIEAESLQKISVQAQLQAVRNQINPHFLFNNLNVLSSLVIKDNPDANEFVEAFAKVYRHILNTQHDDLVTLRTELDFIKPYIFLLQKRFPASLSVSLNIRENLLEGQVVPGALQMLIENAIKHNIVSRKNPLVIDISVNGNAGLVVTNNLQKKDMVEPSTQIGLNNIRQRYELTTGKTISIQQDADYFSVSLPLIT, encoded by the coding sequence ATGTTTAACCACCGGTTCCGATACCTGTTTATAGTTGCTTTAGGTACATATTCCTACCTGAATGCGGTATTTGCCGAGGTGTTTGAACTGTACTCTATCCATGCTCCCTGGTATCTTTGCATGTCCACTATGGTGCTGTTGACACTTGTTGTTTGGGAAGGCAATAGATTTGCTGCACCCATTGTTGAAAAACAGTTGGCAGGCAAGGATACCTGGGTTAAGCTGGTGGTGTCCTTTGGTATCGGAACCGTTTTTTCCATGATTTCGGCAATTTTGCTAACGGCTGCCATTGGGGTTTTCCTTGCCGGGATATCTTCTTCAAGTCTCAAATTGCCTTTTAAACTGGCCGTATTATATGCTACAAGGATCAACCTGTTCCTGCATACGATTAATGCAATCTTTGTTTTTGTGTTTGCGTATAAACAAAAGGAAATTGAAGCCGAATCCCTTCAGAAAATTTCAGTTCAGGCGCAGTTACAGGCTGTCAGGAACCAGATCAATCCCCATTTCCTGTTTAATAACCTGAATGTTTTATCGAGTCTGGTTATAAAGGATAATCCAGATGCAAATGAGTTTGTTGAGGCTTTTGCGAAAGTGTATCGGCATATTTTAAACACACAGCATGATGACCTGGTAACCTTGCGTACAGAATTGGATTTTATCAAACCATATATATTTCTTTTGCAGAAAAGATTCCCTGCTAGCCTTTCTGTCAGTTTGAACATTAGGGAGAATTTGTTGGAAGGGCAGGTCGTACCGGGGGCATTGCAAATGCTCATTGAAAATGCGATCAAGCATAATATTGTTTCCAGAAAAAATCCACTGGTTATTGATATTTCTGTGAACGGAAATGCAGGTTTGGTTGTTACCAATAACCTGCAGAAGAAAGATATGGTTGAACCTTCAACACAAATCGGGTTAAATAACATCCGGCAACGCTATGAGTTGACTACGGGAAAGACCATTTCTATTCAGCAGGATGCTGATTATTTCAGCGTCAGTTTGCCATTAATAACCTGA
- a CDS encoding transferase hexapeptide repeat family protein: protein MVYSFKGFIPVIDPGSFVHPQASITGNVIIGKNCYVGPGAALRGDWGGIILEDGCNVQENCTIHMFPGLIVRLSAGAHIGHGAVIHGAQIGKNCLVGMNSVIMDHVELGDESIVGAMSFIQEGQKIPPRSVFAGNPAKFIKSVSEEMIKWKSMGTALYQELPQDMHRHWMPCEPLTEIPSGRPAQELLYSTWKKISKEQG, encoded by the coding sequence CAAGCCAGTATTACCGGCAATGTGATCATTGGAAAAAATTGTTATGTGGGACCAGGTGCGGCCTTGCGTGGCGATTGGGGTGGTATAATTCTGGAAGATGGCTGTAATGTTCAGGAAAATTGCACAATCCATATGTTTCCCGGACTTATCGTACGGCTAAGTGCCGGGGCGCATATCGGGCACGGGGCGGTGATACATGGTGCGCAGATAGGGAAAAACTGCCTGGTCGGAATGAATAGTGTAATCATGGACCATGTTGAACTGGGTGATGAATCTATTGTTGGGGCCATGAGTTTTATACAGGAAGGCCAAAAGATTCCACCTCGAAGTGTATTTGCTGGGAACCCGGCAAAATTCATTAAATCTGTAAGCGAAGAGATGATCAAATGGAAGTCTATGGGCACAGCATTATACCAGGAATTGCCTCAAGATATGCACCGGCATTGGATGCCCTGTGAACCTTTAACTGAAATTCCTTCAGGCAGGCCAGCACAGGAACTATTGTACTCCACCTGGAAAAAAATAAGCAAAGAGCAGGGATGA
- a CDS encoding zinc-dependent peptidase, whose translation MFGILFFLAVIAGWLLWRNRQKTVLREIPLPADYNDILEKEVAYFRKLNNEEKKRFEADVIAFLQQTRIEGIGTHIDDTDRLLVASSAVIPVFGFPEWTYNNLSDVLIYDDHFNGEFSVEGQNRQFMGMVGSGYMNGKMLLSKPALREGFSNKTDKNNTAIHEFVHLLDKYDGAIDGIPEALVDKQFVIPWLDLVHQKMKDILAGKSDINPYGATDKTEFFAVAAEYFFERPDLLKIKHPQLFEMLEKIFKQDP comes from the coding sequence ATGTTTGGCATTTTATTTTTTCTTGCCGTGATTGCCGGCTGGCTGCTATGGCGGAACCGGCAGAAAACCGTACTGCGGGAAATCCCCCTGCCCGCCGATTACAACGATATCCTCGAAAAAGAAGTGGCCTATTTCAGGAAATTAAACAATGAAGAAAAAAAACGCTTCGAGGCTGATGTCATTGCCTTTTTACAACAAACCCGAATAGAAGGTATTGGCACCCATATAGATGATACAGATCGCTTGCTGGTTGCCTCCAGCGCCGTGATCCCGGTGTTTGGGTTTCCTGAATGGACCTATAACAATCTTTCGGATGTTTTAATTTATGACGACCATTTCAACGGGGAATTCAGTGTTGAAGGCCAAAATCGCCAGTTCATGGGCATGGTTGGAAGTGGCTATATGAATGGAAAAATGCTCTTAAGCAAACCCGCACTGAGGGAAGGCTTCAGCAATAAGACCGATAAAAATAATACGGCGATCCATGAATTCGTGCACCTGCTTGACAAATATGATGGCGCTATTGATGGCATTCCGGAAGCCCTGGTTGATAAGCAATTTGTTATCCCCTGGCTCGACCTGGTGCACCAGAAAATGAAAGATATCCTGGCTGGAAAATCAGACATCAATCCATACGGCGCCACAGATAAAACGGAGTTTTTTGCAGTTGCTGCCGAGTATTTTTTTGAACGACCCGACCTGCTGAAAATCAAACACCCGCAACTCTTCGAAATGCTGGAAAAAATATTTAAACAAGATCCATGA
- a CDS encoding IlvD/Edd family dehydratase — MSQKLRSQNWFGKEGKDGFIYRAWMKNQGIPDEEFSGKPVIGICNTWSELTPCNGHFRELAESVKKGILQAGGLPLEFPVMSLGETLIKPTAMLFRNLASMDVEESIRANPLDGIVLLCGCDKTTPSLVMGACSVNIPTLVVSGGPMLTGKFRGQNIGTSDIWRFSEDVKVGKMSLQDIRQSEAAMCRSDGHCAVMGTASTMACMVESLGLSLPENAAIPAADSRRKVLAQYSGQRIVSMVKENLRLSDILTREAFENAIMVNAAIGGSTNFVIHLLAIAGRIGIPLSIDDFDRLSLNIPLLANLQPSGKHFMEDLFYAGGLPAVMKELDKFLHKNCITVNGKTIQENYSTASCYNREVIASPETPFNATSGIVVLKGNICEDGAVLKPSAATQELMVHTGRAVVFENIEDYKSKIEDPQLDIDETCIMVLKNVGPRGYPGMAEVGNMGLPKKLLEKGITDMVRISDGRMSGTGFGTVVLHVTPEAAVGGNFALLQSGDLITLNVPARTLNAALTTEELARRRAAWKAPEPVTTRGYVSLYLNTVQQANLGADLDFLTGQSGSEVSRDSH, encoded by the coding sequence ATGAGCCAAAAACTACGCAGCCAGAACTGGTTTGGTAAAGAAGGAAAAGATGGATTCATTTACAGGGCCTGGATGAAAAACCAGGGAATTCCTGATGAAGAATTTTCCGGCAAACCAGTTATTGGTATTTGTAATACCTGGAGTGAACTTACCCCATGTAACGGGCATTTCCGTGAATTGGCTGAGTCTGTAAAAAAAGGGATTCTCCAGGCAGGCGGTTTACCACTTGAGTTTCCGGTAATGTCTTTGGGCGAAACCCTCATCAAACCAACGGCCATGCTGTTCCGTAACCTGGCCAGTATGGATGTAGAGGAATCCATTCGCGCAAATCCCCTGGATGGTATCGTTTTGTTGTGTGGCTGCGATAAAACGACCCCTTCATTAGTAATGGGCGCCTGCAGCGTGAATATCCCAACGCTTGTAGTATCTGGCGGACCTATGCTTACCGGAAAATTCCGCGGACAAAATATTGGCACGAGTGATATATGGCGTTTCAGCGAAGACGTAAAGGTTGGGAAAATGAGCTTGCAGGATATCAGGCAGTCAGAAGCGGCTATGTGCAGGAGCGACGGGCATTGTGCGGTGATGGGAACAGCCTCTACCATGGCCTGTATGGTTGAATCGCTTGGCTTATCGCTTCCGGAAAATGCCGCAATCCCCGCCGCTGACAGCCGCCGGAAAGTGTTGGCGCAATATTCCGGGCAAAGGATTGTAAGTATGGTAAAAGAAAACCTGCGGTTATCGGATATACTTACCCGGGAAGCATTCGAAAATGCGATTATGGTAAACGCCGCTATCGGTGGATCAACCAATTTTGTGATCCATTTACTGGCCATCGCAGGTAGAATTGGCATCCCTTTATCTATTGATGATTTTGACCGGCTGTCTTTGAACATACCCCTGTTGGCCAACCTTCAACCTTCAGGAAAACATTTCATGGAAGACCTGTTCTATGCTGGCGGATTACCTGCAGTGATGAAAGAACTGGATAAATTCCTGCATAAAAACTGCATCACGGTAAATGGAAAAACGATCCAGGAAAATTATTCCACTGCCAGTTGTTATAACCGGGAAGTAATCGCTTCGCCAGAAACACCTTTCAATGCAACATCGGGTATAGTGGTGCTGAAAGGCAATATCTGTGAAGATGGCGCCGTACTAAAACCTTCAGCTGCAACACAAGAACTCATGGTCCATACCGGAAGGGCCGTGGTCTTCGAAAATATTGAAGATTATAAATCAAAAATTGAAGACCCCCAGCTTGATATAGATGAAACCTGTATCATGGTGTTGAAAAATGTTGGTCCAAGGGGATATCCCGGCATGGCTGAAGTGGGGAATATGGGTTTACCCAAAAAGCTATTGGAAAAGGGCATTACTGATATGGTACGAATCTCTGATGGCCGGATGAGCGGAACCGGTTTTGGTACAGTAGTATTACATGTAACACCTGAAGCTGCAGTTGGGGGAAACTTTGCACTCCTTCAATCAGGCGACCTGATCACACTGAATGTGCCCGCAAGAACATTGAACGCGGCACTCACAACCGAAGAATTAGCCCGAAGAAGAGCCGCCTGGAAGGCTCCTGAACCAGTCACCACGAGGGGGTATGTTAGCTTATACCTTAATACGGTACAACAGGCTAACCTCGGGGCCGACCTTGATTTTTTAACCGGTCAATCGGGCAGCGAAGTAAGCCGCGACTCACATTAA
- the obgE gene encoding GTPase ObgE, producing the protein MSEKSNFVDQIKIFCRSGHGGAGSKHFMRTKFNAKAGPDGGDGGRGAHIILRGNKNLWTLLHLRYHKNILAENGESGSGNNCSGRSGKDVYIDVPLGTIVFDDATGAKEAEILEDEQELILMPGGRGGLGNARFATPTNQAPEHAQPGEPGVEGFKVLELKVLADVGLVGFPNAGKSTLLSVMTAAKPKIADYAFTTINPQLGMVEYRNGRSFCIADLPGIIEGAAEGKGLGHRFLRHIERNSILLFLIPADSKDHRKEFDILYNELKEYNPEMLQKDFVIAISKSDMLDDELKEAIAKELPTNIPHIFISSVTQKGLPELKDLLWKVLNQPGD; encoded by the coding sequence GTGTCAGAGAAATCGAATTTTGTAGACCAGATCAAGATATTTTGCCGCAGTGGCCATGGTGGTGCCGGCAGCAAGCATTTCATGCGTACCAAGTTTAATGCAAAAGCTGGCCCGGATGGCGGTGATGGCGGCAGGGGCGCACATATCATTTTACGCGGGAATAAAAACCTGTGGACTTTGCTTCACCTGCGTTATCACAAAAACATACTGGCTGAAAATGGGGAAAGTGGTAGTGGGAATAATTGTTCTGGTCGCAGCGGAAAAGATGTTTATATAGATGTCCCATTAGGAACAATTGTTTTTGACGATGCAACAGGAGCAAAAGAAGCGGAAATACTCGAAGACGAACAGGAATTGATATTAATGCCCGGTGGCCGGGGTGGTTTGGGCAATGCCCGTTTTGCCACACCAACTAACCAGGCTCCGGAACACGCACAGCCAGGTGAACCTGGGGTTGAGGGTTTTAAAGTGCTTGAGTTAAAAGTACTGGCAGATGTAGGCCTGGTCGGATTTCCAAATGCAGGAAAATCAACGCTGTTAAGTGTTATGACTGCAGCAAAACCAAAGATCGCAGATTATGCATTTACAACTATTAACCCGCAATTGGGAATGGTTGAATACAGGAACGGAAGGTCATTTTGTATTGCCGACCTGCCTGGGATCATCGAAGGCGCGGCTGAAGGAAAAGGGCTTGGCCATCGCTTTTTACGGCATATCGAAAGGAATTCCATTTTATTATTCCTGATTCCGGCAGACAGTAAGGACCATCGGAAAGAATTTGATATTTTGTACAATGAATTGAAGGAATATAATCCCGAAATGTTGCAGAAGGATTTTGTAATTGCCATCAGTAAAAGTGATATGCTCGATGATGAATTGAAAGAAGCTATTGCGAAAGAACTGCCCACAAATATTCCGCATATTTTTATTTCATCTGTAACGCAAAAGGGATTGCCAGAACTAAAAGATTTGCTCTGGAAAGTATTGAACCAACCAGGGGATTAA